From a single Streptomyces sp. 1331.2 genomic region:
- a CDS encoding type VII secretion protein EccB, with translation MASRRDELNAYTFARKRTVGAFLLPAGGGSDEDAPRPVKAVLPSVLAGAVIVAGFGVWGVFKPSAPVKWDDGKNIIQGKQSTTRYVVLFDPDGKTKRLHQVLNMSSARLVLAADAKVVVVDDGVLDRYPNHGPTIGIPYAPDKLPSKDNAGQPMKWAVCDRPGSDEKQETVNQAVFVAAGQDAAALAAKDRMLGPDQLMLVQQADEQQVSAATVPGQPAASGAKVYLVDAQGRKHEIGSPQSDDKERKSLVTAVFGPNAVPQRVKRDWLDTLVNGTPITFPQVKEMADSQAPNSQVKLENAADQRIGRLVHYQDRNYVVGKDKLYLITAFQAELIRQNPAYQMLYKYDQDKKPRSDEMTPSDQSRYGSDVRLPDTAADWPVKSGAPVNNWQDRQDARLVVCSTFDGVAEDGKTPKRSVWAGPTYPAGYNNGAGAAYVTPGHGLFYRALNNTTAGSGTDFLITETGLRYAVPANGDGGRGGTPSPGAQPGQSGAPKAPAPQPGAPNPAAPNPAAPNPAAPDPQQGQQPGQQPDEQGGNQARLGYQGLQPLPVPHEWSDLVPAGPPLTAKSAAQPQNA, from the coding sequence ATGGCATCGCGCCGGGACGAGCTGAACGCGTACACCTTCGCCCGCAAGCGGACGGTGGGCGCCTTCCTGCTGCCCGCCGGCGGCGGCAGCGACGAGGACGCGCCGCGTCCGGTGAAGGCGGTGCTGCCGAGTGTCCTGGCCGGAGCGGTGATCGTGGCCGGGTTCGGGGTCTGGGGGGTGTTCAAGCCGAGCGCGCCGGTGAAGTGGGACGACGGCAAGAACATCATCCAGGGCAAGCAGTCGACCACCCGGTACGTGGTGCTGTTCGACCCGGACGGCAAGACCAAGCGGCTGCACCAGGTGCTCAACATGTCCTCGGCGCGGCTGGTGCTGGCCGCCGACGCCAAGGTCGTGGTGGTGGACGACGGGGTGCTCGACCGGTACCCCAACCACGGCCCGACCATCGGCATCCCGTACGCGCCGGACAAGTTGCCGAGCAAGGACAACGCGGGCCAGCCGATGAAGTGGGCGGTCTGCGACCGGCCGGGCTCGGACGAGAAGCAGGAGACCGTCAACCAGGCGGTGTTCGTGGCGGCGGGCCAGGACGCGGCGGCGCTGGCGGCCAAGGACCGGATGCTCGGCCCGGACCAGCTGATGCTGGTGCAGCAGGCGGACGAGCAGCAGGTCTCCGCCGCGACGGTGCCGGGGCAGCCGGCCGCCTCGGGGGCGAAGGTGTACCTGGTCGACGCGCAGGGCCGCAAGCACGAGATCGGCTCACCGCAGTCGGACGACAAGGAGCGCAAGTCCCTGGTCACCGCGGTCTTCGGGCCCAACGCGGTGCCGCAGCGGGTCAAGCGGGACTGGCTGGACACCCTGGTCAACGGCACCCCGATCACCTTCCCGCAGGTCAAGGAGATGGCGGACAGCCAGGCCCCCAACTCCCAGGTGAAGCTGGAGAACGCCGCCGACCAGCGGATCGGCCGGCTGGTGCACTACCAGGACCGCAACTACGTGGTCGGCAAGGACAAGCTCTACCTGATCACGGCGTTCCAGGCGGAGTTGATCCGGCAGAACCCGGCCTACCAGATGCTCTACAAGTACGACCAGGACAAGAAGCCGCGCAGCGACGAGATGACCCCGTCCGACCAGTCCCGGTACGGAAGCGACGTCCGGCTGCCGGACACCGCGGCCGACTGGCCGGTGAAGTCCGGTGCGCCGGTGAACAACTGGCAGGACCGGCAGGACGCCCGGCTGGTCGTGTGCAGCACCTTCGACGGCGTCGCCGAGGACGGCAAGACGCCCAAGCGCAGTGTCTGGGCCGGGCCCACGTATCCCGCGGGGTACAACAACGGCGCCGGCGCCGCGTACGTGACTCCCGGTCACGGCCTGTTCTACCGGGCGCTGAACAACACCACCGCCGGCTCCGGCACCGACTTCCTGATCACCGAGACCGGGCTGCGCTACGCCGTCCCGGCCAACGGCGACGGCGGCCGCGGCGGCACCCCCTCGCCGGGGGCGCAGCCCGGCCAGAGCGGCGCCCCGAAGGCGCCGGCCCCGCAGCCGGGCGCACCGAACCCGGCAGCTCCGAACCCGGCAGCTCCGAACCCGGCGGCGCCGGACCCGCAGCAGGGGCAGCAGCCGGGCCAGCAGCCGGACGAACAGGGCGGCAACCAGGCCCGGTTGGGCTACCAGGGGCTCCAGCCGCTGCCGGTGCCGCACGAGTGGTCGGACCTGGTCCCGGCCGGCCCGCCGCTGACCGCGAAGAGCGCCGCCCAGCCGCAGAACGCCTGA
- a CDS encoding WXG100 family type VII secretion target: MTAQEMQAFAKQIEEAIGKIEAERTKLIGTVQGITAGWQGQAATAYTTLQNRVNDDIAKLKESLNAIKHAIEQTTKHYASTEEEQKAMFSTQS, encoded by the coding sequence ATGACTGCTCAGGAGATGCAGGCTTTCGCCAAGCAGATCGAAGAGGCCATCGGCAAGATCGAGGCTGAGCGGACCAAGCTCATCGGCACGGTCCAGGGCATCACGGCCGGCTGGCAGGGCCAGGCGGCGACGGCCTACACGACCCTGCAGAACAGGGTCAACGACGACATCGCGAAGCTCAAGGAGTCGCTGAACGCGATCAAGCACGCGATCGAGCAGACCACCAAGCACTACGCGAGCACCGAAGAAGAGCAGAAGGCGATGTTCTCCACCCAGAGCTGA
- a CDS encoding WXG100 family type VII secretion target, whose translation MSDHILVNFETVHHAAEEVRASAGRIDQLLNDLKGNVTRIASSWQGVAQEGYQAHQKIWDDRAKDLQQVCSQIATSLDNAAQSYKTTEDNNAKLWQH comes from the coding sequence GTGTCCGACCACATTCTCGTCAACTTCGAGACCGTTCACCACGCGGCCGAGGAGGTGCGCGCCTCGGCGGGCCGCATCGACCAGCTGCTGAACGACCTCAAGGGCAACGTCACGCGCATCGCCAGCAGCTGGCAGGGTGTCGCCCAGGAGGGCTACCAGGCCCACCAGAAGATCTGGGACGACCGCGCCAAGGACCTGCAGCAGGTCTGCTCGCAGATCGCGACCTCGCTGGACAACGCCGCGCAGAGCTACAAGACGACCGAGGACAACAACGCCAAGCTCTGGCAGCACTGA
- the mycP gene encoding type VII secretion-associated serine protease mycosin, with product MSGRGYRKAAAALAALVVLGGPLAAPAYADGGPALAAAGDCPQNAPDVQTVPWSLQRLLLDELWQGGRTTGAGVTVAVIDTGVDETNPQLSGKVDAGPNLLVNRETKEKIQGKSTEDPVGHGTKVAGIIAARRSDRTGFVGLAPDARIRSIRQNDSDGNGDVSTLVQAITDAVAAKVQVINISQDVRGAANAQFGGYAELKAAVEFAEANKVVVVASTGNDGKEGDTYPGAFPTVLAVGASDRNNERAPFSQYGSFVKVAAPGVDMLSTVPKGGQCVDNGTSFAAPYVSGLAALLVGAHPDWKPAQVRAWIEQTAQRTQRDPDPFVGWGVVDPVKAVTKAPEVAPFTATPDAPVQLASAPIVPQPVGLGETQADRDGRTATYVLGVGVLLVALLIGGGVVLRDQRRKSAG from the coding sequence GTGTCCGGACGCGGGTACCGGAAGGCGGCCGCGGCACTGGCCGCGCTGGTGGTGCTGGGCGGCCCGCTCGCCGCCCCGGCGTACGCCGACGGCGGGCCCGCGCTGGCCGCCGCGGGCGACTGCCCGCAGAACGCGCCCGACGTGCAGACCGTCCCGTGGTCGCTGCAGCGCCTGCTGCTGGACGAGCTGTGGCAGGGCGGGCGGACCACCGGCGCGGGCGTGACCGTCGCGGTCATCGACACGGGTGTGGACGAGACCAACCCGCAGCTGTCCGGAAAGGTCGACGCGGGCCCCAACCTGCTGGTGAACCGGGAGACCAAGGAGAAGATCCAGGGCAAGTCCACCGAGGACCCGGTGGGCCACGGGACCAAGGTGGCCGGCATCATCGCGGCCCGCAGGAGCGACAGGACCGGCTTCGTCGGGCTCGCCCCCGACGCCCGGATCCGCTCGATCCGGCAGAACGACAGCGACGGCAACGGCGACGTCTCCACCCTGGTCCAGGCGATCACGGACGCCGTCGCCGCCAAGGTCCAGGTCATCAACATCTCTCAGGACGTGCGCGGCGCCGCCAACGCCCAGTTCGGCGGCTACGCGGAGTTGAAGGCCGCCGTCGAGTTCGCGGAGGCGAACAAGGTCGTGGTGGTCGCCTCCACCGGGAACGACGGCAAGGAGGGCGACACCTACCCGGGCGCCTTCCCGACCGTGCTGGCCGTCGGCGCCTCCGACCGGAACAACGAGCGCGCGCCGTTCTCCCAGTACGGCTCCTTCGTGAAGGTCGCCGCTCCCGGTGTCGACATGCTGTCCACCGTCCCCAAGGGCGGTCAGTGCGTGGACAACGGCACCAGCTTCGCCGCCCCGTACGTCTCCGGGCTCGCCGCGCTGCTGGTCGGCGCGCACCCCGACTGGAAGCCGGCCCAGGTGCGGGCCTGGATCGAGCAGACCGCCCAGCGCACCCAGCGCGACCCGGACCCGTTCGTCGGCTGGGGCGTGGTGGACCCGGTCAAGGCCGTCACCAAGGCACCCGAGGTCGCGCCGTTCACCGCCACCCCGGACGCCCCGGTGCAGCTCGCCTCCGCGCCGATCGTGCCGCAGCCGGTCGGCCTCGGCGAGACCCAGGCGGACCGCGACGGCCGTACCGCGACGTACGTCCTCGGCGTCGGCGTGCTGCTGGTCGCCCTGCTGATCGGCGGCGGCGTGGTGCTGCGCGACCAGCGGCGCAAGTCCGCCGGCTGA
- a CDS encoding SigE family RNA polymerase sigma factor has product MGWIGAGREAKDAEFLELVSGRTGHLYRSACLLTSGDTHYAEDLVQDALSRMYVVWRRSAFTGGRGRDRIENPAAYTHTVMVRTFLAQQRRRSSGERPTDALPEPEGHEADSSLRLTLLDALGRMPPKDRAVLVLRYWEDRSVEETAEVMRVSSGAVRTRTTRALARLRTLLGDSLAELAAR; this is encoded by the coding sequence ATGGGGTGGATCGGGGCCGGCCGGGAGGCCAAGGACGCCGAGTTCCTGGAACTCGTCTCCGGCCGCACCGGGCACCTCTACCGCTCGGCCTGCCTGCTCACCAGCGGTGACACCCACTACGCCGAGGACCTCGTGCAGGACGCCCTGAGCCGGATGTACGTGGTCTGGCGGCGCAGCGCCTTCACCGGCGGCCGGGGCCGGGACCGGATCGAGAATCCGGCGGCCTACACCCACACCGTCATGGTGCGCACCTTCCTGGCCCAGCAGCGCCGCCGCTCCAGTGGCGAGCGCCCCACCGACGCGCTGCCGGAGCCGGAGGGGCACGAGGCCGACAGCAGTCTGCGGCTGACCCTCCTGGACGCGCTCGGCCGGATGCCGCCCAAGGACCGTGCGGTCCTGGTGCTGCGCTACTGGGAGGACCGCAGCGTCGAGGAGACCGCCGAGGTCATGCGGGTCTCCTCCGGCGCCGTCCGCACCCGTACGACCCGGGCGTTGGCCCGGCTGCGCACCCTGCTCGGCGACTCGCTGGCCGAGCTGGCCGCCCGCTGA
- a CDS encoding APC family permease, protein MSDTLRPPQTVAATAAGAASPQQLKRSIGVVGGTLLTLSCVTPASTLFVIVPELFSSIGSATALAIAIGTVLCVAVAFCYSELGTLIPSAGGEYAMVGTLAGRLMGWLVFVLSLIVVMIVPSVIALGTADYLAPVLHVDKAMTGAAVMLAATLAGLLDLRANAWITGIFLVLEVIAAGVVSVLGFSHANSHAPSLLHGVVAGEGGTSSTVSIGAIVGALGIALFITQGFSTAVYLSEELENPRRNVSRTVLWTLGISSAVILVPVVAITVGAPDLQTLTSGDISGMVTAWSNSAVGTFISLCVALAIINAGIVMVIQNSRVLFASARDKAWPEPVNKAFSTLGRFGSPWIATLAVGLPGAALCFVKGELLSNITGVAVTGMYLLVAVAALLSRRGHHKHAAAWRMPLWPAVPVVLIAVLLYVMTKLDTEPLLWTGGITAAATLYWLFYLRPRQETRWVISLPDDQQA, encoded by the coding sequence ATGAGCGACACGCTTCGCCCGCCACAGACCGTAGCCGCCACGGCGGCCGGGGCCGCCTCGCCCCAGCAGCTCAAGCGCTCGATCGGCGTCGTGGGCGGCACACTGCTCACGCTGTCCTGCGTCACCCCCGCCTCGACGCTCTTCGTGATCGTGCCGGAGCTGTTCTCCAGCATCGGCAGCGCCACCGCCCTGGCCATCGCCATCGGCACGGTGCTCTGCGTCGCCGTCGCGTTCTGTTACTCCGAGCTCGGCACCCTCATCCCCAGCGCCGGCGGCGAGTACGCGATGGTCGGCACCCTGGCCGGACGCCTGATGGGCTGGCTGGTCTTCGTGCTCTCGCTGATCGTGGTGATGATCGTCCCCTCGGTCATCGCCCTCGGCACCGCCGACTACCTCGCCCCCGTCCTGCACGTGGACAAGGCCATGACCGGCGCCGCCGTGATGCTGGCCGCCACCCTGGCCGGCCTGCTCGACCTGCGCGCCAACGCCTGGATCACCGGCATCTTCCTGGTGCTGGAGGTCATCGCGGCGGGCGTGGTCTCGGTGCTCGGCTTCTCCCATGCCAACAGCCACGCCCCCAGCCTGCTGCACGGCGTGGTCGCCGGGGAGGGCGGCACCAGCAGCACCGTGAGCATCGGCGCCATCGTCGGCGCGCTCGGCATCGCCCTCTTCATCACCCAGGGCTTCTCCACCGCCGTCTACCTCTCCGAGGAGCTGGAGAACCCCCGCCGCAACGTCTCGCGCACCGTGCTGTGGACGCTCGGCATCTCCTCCGCGGTCATCCTGGTCCCGGTCGTCGCCATCACCGTGGGCGCCCCCGACCTGCAGACCCTGACCTCCGGCGACATCTCCGGCATGGTCACCGCCTGGAGCAACTCCGCCGTCGGCACCTTCATCAGCCTCTGCGTCGCACTCGCCATCATCAACGCCGGCATCGTCATGGTCATCCAGAACTCCCGGGTGCTGTTCGCCTCCGCCCGTGACAAGGCCTGGCCCGAGCCGGTCAACAAGGCCTTCTCCACCCTCGGCCGCTTCGGCTCCCCGTGGATCGCCACCCTGGCGGTCGGCCTGCCCGGCGCCGCGCTCTGCTTCGTCAAGGGCGAGCTGCTGAGCAACATCACCGGCGTCGCCGTCACCGGGATGTACCTGCTGGTCGCGGTCGCCGCGCTGCTCTCCCGCCGCGGCCACCACAAGCACGCCGCCGCCTGGCGGATGCCGCTGTGGCCGGCCGTCCCGGTCGTCCTGATCGCGGTCCTGCTCTACGTGATGACCAAGCTGGACACCGAGCCCCTGCTGTGGACCGGCGGCATCACCGCCGCCGCCACCCTCTACTGGCTGTTCTACCTGCGCCCCCGGCAGGAGACCCGCTGGGTGATCAGCCTCCCCGACGACCAGCAGGCCTGA
- the eccCa gene encoding type VII secretion protein EccCa: MGVITVKRPARAYPPTVPDEPVELVSPPELPRQGGEDWLMSILPMLGMGGSAVFFFSPGAAAPMKIMGGLMVASTVGMVLAQIVRARKGGSTAMADERRDYLKYLQQTRRQVRRTAERQRGALLFLNPAPDQLWSIVEDGRRLWERRPGDGDFAQIRVGLGPVQLSTPLVAPQTAPMDELEPLSAAAMHSFLKAHGTLQDLPLAVSLRAFYHITVCGDPDSVYGNVRAMIAQLTTLHSPDDLMVAVAAAPGAAEEWDWAKWLPHNQHRKEADGAGSRRLFATDLGDLEYLLQDELSGRQRFIRDSAPSADQPHLVVIMDGAGVPHDSMLASPEGVQGVTVIEVVPGEVDEPSGHLMVTVNSEELVLRSASGATYSGKPDLLSTWQSEALARQLAPYRVSAGGDDEPLLSNLDFTDMMNSGDPGSFDVSRSWRQRAQHERMRVPIGVGANGEHVYLDIKEAALEGMGPHGLCVGATGSGKSELLRTLVLALAMTHSSEILNFVLADFKGGATFSGMADMPHTSAVITNLEGELTLVDRMRDAIEGELHRRQELLRSAGNYANIHEYERARAAGAALDPLPSLVLIIDEFSELLTAKPDFIEMFIQIGRIGRSLGVHLLLASQRLEEGKLRGLDTYLSYRIGLRTFSAAESRAAIGVPDAYHLPPVPGVGYLKFGEDVMDRFKAAYVSGPYRAPGQQRSTGGQRVAAHPVEFTAAYVEPPDPVVEEAPPVPEQDDALVDTVLDVFVQRMVGQGPAAHQVWLPPLEEAPSMDHLLPPLQVAPDRGLTATGYPVGRLRAPIGIVDKPREQKTDILEVDYAGAAGHGLIVGGPRSGKSTVVRTTVASFALTHTPLEVQFYLLDFGAGSFQSLAGLPHVGGVAGRLDVDKVRRMVSEVHGVMNRREELFRVAGIDTIATYRARRAAGQLPDEAFGDVFLVIDGWNTFKQEFEGLEPVIGDIAQRGLGYGVHLVVTAARYAEVRPALKDLLQNRTELKLGDAMESEVDRRVAVNVPALAGRGITPDRLHFLSGLPRLDGSSSVDDLQAGVAGLVAAVDGAWSGPRAPQVRMLPAVLDGHSLPKGFEHPERGVAFGVDEAELSPVFVNFETDPLFIVFGDTESGKSAVLRMLVKQITERYTPDQAGIVVGDYRRALLGAVPSEYLVEYAAAQPAMSAVVDMLRGACSRRLPGPDVTAEQLRNRNWYTGKDMFVIVDDYELVATSSGNPLAPLAEFLPFARDIGLRVIVARSAGGAGRSLYEPVLQRMRELGGQGVILSGNRDEGALLGTVRPQALPPGRGVYVSRRATGGQMVQTGWLPVA; this comes from the coding sequence ATGGGTGTGATCACGGTCAAGCGACCGGCCAGGGCGTATCCGCCGACCGTGCCGGACGAACCGGTGGAGCTGGTGAGTCCGCCCGAACTGCCCCGGCAGGGCGGCGAGGACTGGCTGATGAGCATCCTGCCGATGCTCGGCATGGGCGGTTCGGCAGTGTTCTTCTTCTCGCCCGGCGCGGCCGCCCCGATGAAGATCATGGGCGGTCTGATGGTCGCCTCGACGGTCGGCATGGTGCTGGCCCAGATCGTGCGGGCCCGCAAGGGCGGCTCCACCGCGATGGCGGACGAACGGCGCGACTACCTCAAGTACCTGCAGCAGACCCGCCGCCAGGTGCGCCGCACGGCGGAGCGCCAGCGCGGCGCGCTGCTGTTCCTGAACCCGGCGCCGGACCAGCTCTGGTCGATCGTCGAGGACGGCCGGCGGCTGTGGGAGCGGCGCCCCGGGGACGGCGACTTCGCGCAGATCCGGGTGGGCCTGGGGCCGGTGCAGCTGTCCACCCCGCTGGTGGCGCCGCAGACCGCGCCGATGGACGAGCTGGAGCCGCTGTCGGCGGCCGCGATGCACTCCTTCCTGAAGGCGCACGGCACCCTGCAGGACCTGCCGCTGGCGGTGTCGCTGCGGGCCTTCTACCACATCACGGTGTGCGGGGATCCGGACTCGGTGTACGGCAACGTGCGCGCGATGATCGCCCAGTTGACCACCCTGCACTCGCCGGACGACCTGATGGTGGCGGTCGCCGCGGCCCCCGGTGCGGCCGAGGAGTGGGACTGGGCCAAGTGGCTCCCGCACAACCAGCACCGCAAGGAGGCCGACGGCGCGGGCTCGCGCCGGCTGTTCGCCACCGACCTGGGCGACCTGGAGTACCTGCTGCAGGACGAGCTGTCCGGGCGCCAGCGGTTCATCCGGGACTCGGCGCCCTCGGCGGACCAGCCCCACCTGGTGGTGATCATGGACGGCGCCGGGGTGCCGCACGACTCGATGCTGGCCAGCCCGGAGGGGGTCCAGGGCGTGACCGTCATCGAGGTGGTCCCGGGCGAGGTGGACGAGCCCAGCGGGCACCTGATGGTGACGGTCAACTCCGAGGAGCTGGTGCTGCGTTCGGCCTCCGGCGCGACGTACAGCGGCAAGCCGGACCTGCTCTCGACCTGGCAGTCCGAGGCGCTGGCGCGCCAGCTGGCGCCGTACCGGGTCTCGGCCGGCGGGGACGACGAGCCGCTGCTGTCCAACCTCGACTTCACCGACATGATGAACTCGGGCGACCCGGGCTCCTTCGACGTGAGCCGCAGCTGGCGCCAGCGCGCCCAGCACGAGCGGATGCGGGTGCCGATCGGTGTCGGCGCCAACGGCGAGCACGTCTACCTGGACATCAAGGAGGCCGCGCTGGAGGGCATGGGCCCGCACGGCCTGTGCGTCGGCGCGACCGGCTCCGGCAAGTCGGAGCTGCTGCGCACCCTGGTGCTGGCGCTGGCGATGACGCACTCCTCGGAGATCCTCAACTTCGTCCTCGCCGACTTCAAGGGCGGTGCGACCTTCTCCGGCATGGCGGACATGCCGCACACCTCCGCGGTGATCACCAACCTGGAGGGCGAGCTCACCCTGGTCGACCGCATGCGCGACGCGATCGAGGGCGAGCTGCACCGCCGCCAGGAGCTGCTGCGCTCGGCGGGCAACTACGCCAACATCCACGAGTACGAGCGGGCCCGGGCGGCCGGCGCGGCGCTGGACCCGCTGCCCTCGCTGGTGCTGATCATCGACGAGTTCTCCGAACTCCTCACCGCCAAGCCCGACTTCATCGAGATGTTCATCCAGATCGGCCGGATCGGCCGGTCGCTGGGCGTGCACCTGCTGCTGGCTTCGCAGCGCCTGGAGGAGGGCAAGCTGCGCGGCCTGGACACCTACCTCTCGTACCGGATCGGTCTGCGCACCTTCTCGGCGGCCGAGTCGCGGGCGGCGATCGGCGTGCCGGACGCCTACCACCTGCCGCCGGTGCCGGGGGTCGGCTACCTCAAGTTCGGCGAGGACGTGATGGACCGGTTCAAGGCCGCCTACGTCTCGGGGCCGTACCGGGCGCCGGGGCAGCAGCGGTCGACCGGCGGGCAGCGGGTCGCCGCTCACCCGGTGGAGTTCACCGCGGCCTACGTGGAGCCGCCGGACCCGGTGGTGGAGGAGGCGCCGCCGGTCCCGGAGCAGGACGACGCGCTGGTGGACACCGTGCTGGACGTGTTCGTACAGCGGATGGTCGGCCAGGGCCCGGCCGCGCACCAGGTGTGGCTGCCCCCGCTGGAGGAGGCGCCGAGCATGGACCACCTGCTGCCGCCGCTGCAGGTCGCGCCGGACCGCGGGCTCACCGCGACCGGCTATCCGGTGGGGCGGCTGCGGGCGCCGATCGGCATCGTGGACAAGCCGCGCGAGCAGAAGACGGACATCCTGGAGGTCGACTACGCGGGGGCGGCCGGCCACGGCCTGATCGTGGGCGGCCCGCGCTCGGGCAAGTCGACCGTGGTGCGCACCACGGTGGCCTCCTTCGCCCTCACCCACACCCCGCTGGAGGTGCAGTTCTACCTGCTGGACTTCGGCGCGGGCAGCTTCCAGTCGCTGGCCGGGCTGCCGCACGTCGGCGGGGTGGCCGGGCGCCTGGACGTGGACAAGGTGCGCCGGATGGTCTCCGAGGTGCACGGGGTGATGAACCGGCGCGAGGAGCTGTTCCGGGTCGCCGGGATCGACACCATCGCCACCTACCGGGCCCGTCGGGCGGCCGGCCAGCTGCCGGACGAGGCCTTCGGCGACGTCTTCCTGGTGATCGACGGCTGGAACACCTTCAAGCAGGAGTTCGAGGGCCTGGAGCCGGTCATCGGCGACATCGCGCAGCGCGGCCTCGGCTACGGCGTCCACCTGGTCGTCACCGCGGCCCGGTACGCGGAGGTGCGCCCGGCCCTGAAGGACCTGCTGCAGAACCGCACCGAGCTGAAGCTCGGCGACGCGATGGAGTCCGAGGTGGACCGCCGGGTGGCGGTCAACGTCCCGGCGCTGGCCGGGCGCGGCATCACGCCGGACCGGCTGCACTTCCTGTCCGGCCTGCCGCGCCTGGACGGCTCCTCCTCGGTGGACGACCTGCAGGCCGGCGTGGCCGGCCTGGTCGCCGCCGTCGACGGGGCCTGGAGCGGCCCGCGCGCCCCGCAGGTGCGGATGCTGCCGGCCGTCCTGGACGGGCACTCGCTGCCGAAGGGCTTCGAGCACCCGGAGCGCGGTGTGGCCTTCGGCGTGGACGAGGCGGAGCTGTCGCCGGTCTTCGTCAACTTCGAGACCGACCCGCTGTTCATCGTCTTCGGCGACACCGAGTCGGGGAAGTCGGCCGTGCTGCGGATGCTGGTCAAGCAGATCACCGAGCGGTACACCCCGGACCAGGCGGGCATCGTGGTCGGCGACTACCGGCGCGCGCTGCTGGGCGCGGTGCCGTCGGAGTACCTGGTCGAGTACGCGGCCGCCCAGCCGGCCATGTCGGCCGTGGTGGACATGCTGCGCGGGGCCTGCTCCCGCCGTCTGCCGGGCCCGGACGTGACGGCCGAGCAGCTGCGCAACCGCAACTGGTACACCGGCAAGGACATGTTCGTGATCGTGGACGACTACGAGCTGGTCGCGACGAGCTCGGGCAACCCGCTGGCGCCGCTGGCCGAGTTCCTGCCGTTCGCCCGGGACATCGGCCTGCGGGTGATCGTGGCGCGCAGTGCGGGTGGCGCCGGGCGGTCGCTGTACGAGCCGGTGCTGCAGCGGATGCGCGAGCTGGGCGGCCAGGGCGTGATCCTGTCGGGCAACCGGGACGAGGGCGCGCTGCTGGGGACGGTCCGGCCGCAGGCGCTGCCGCCGGGCCGCGGGGTGTACGTGTCGCGCCGTGCGACCGGCGGGCAGATGGTCCAGACGGGCTGGCTGCCGGTGGCGTAG